In Haladaptatus paucihalophilus DX253, the following proteins share a genomic window:
- the proC gene encoding pyrroline-5-carboxylate reductase, translated as MVQASVIGCGNMGGALVRGLSRTGNHSVVAYDVDPDALDAVSGHCSETTTDIAVATEPEIVFVAVKPDLVADVVTELDLSPEQTLLSIAAGVPTTALEARTDATVVRLMPNLAAESGTMAAAVAGAEISDDVASLLEDLGVFVEIDEAQMDVATAVNGSGPAFVFYLLNAMKWAGVESGLRPEDATVLAAQTFKGAAETVLQSDESIEELIDAVCSPKGTTIAGMEVLRDSSVEATIGEAVAAAENRSKELAPDYDDE; from the coding sequence ATGGTACAGGCTAGCGTTATTGGGTGTGGAAACATGGGGGGTGCCCTCGTTCGGGGACTCTCCAGAACTGGAAACCATTCCGTGGTCGCATACGACGTGGACCCGGACGCCCTCGATGCGGTATCGGGGCACTGCTCGGAAACGACGACGGATATCGCGGTGGCGACCGAACCGGAGATCGTGTTCGTCGCGGTCAAACCCGATTTGGTCGCTGACGTCGTTACCGAACTCGACCTCTCCCCGGAACAAACGCTACTCTCTATCGCCGCGGGTGTTCCGACGACGGCGCTCGAAGCGAGAACCGACGCGACGGTCGTTCGTTTGATGCCGAATCTCGCGGCCGAGTCTGGAACGATGGCGGCGGCGGTCGCCGGGGCGGAGATCTCCGATGACGTCGCGTCGCTCCTCGAAGACCTCGGCGTCTTCGTCGAGATCGACGAAGCGCAGATGGACGTCGCAACCGCCGTCAACGGCAGCGGACCCGCGTTCGTCTTTTACCTGCTCAACGCGATGAAGTGGGCTGGCGTCGAGAGCGGCCTGCGTCCGGAGGACGCGACGGTACTCGCCGCACAGACGTTCAAAGGGGCCGCCGAGACCGTGCTCCAGTCCGATGAGAGTATCGAAGAACTGATAGACGCGGTGTGTTCACCGAAAGGAACGACGATAGCGGGGATGGAAGTCCTCCGCGACAGTTCCGTGGAAGCAACGATTGGGGAAGCAGTGGCGGCGGCGGAAAATCGCTCGAAGGAGTTGGCACCCGACTATGACGACGAATGA
- a CDS encoding glycoside hydrolase 5 family protein has protein sequence MDSRISRRRFLQVGATSASIGFAGCNAWSVSSADETGRTQGVNASSRELASNRDPVNVRGAIYIPTRAFNRYQMWHEYDPAVIERDLGYAASLNLNAIRTWLSYEFWLEDRTAHEERLEHFLETADSYGIEVLLGLFDSIGEEPTLENLYDTGLLTGVQTFSPSTRTMLDKELWGNPRDFIYWFMTKYRDDERLLAIELSNEPGWKRSSRKFVEGMAKMMTHYRGSIPLTMGSTSLANNTDYLDWGLDILQFHYNFAQTPALFRRVLEQAALTKSRQGKQVWLSEWQRVRPGEGFFADVTGEARYPDYSSLAPLIHEANVGNFFWSLMLRPASELHFRRQGVVNGLFHEDGAVWNLDDARAIKAMSGDPEYDGTERKEYPDWMSEMKGSTIPRTGPHPR, from the coding sequence ATGGATTCCCGGATTTCCCGCCGTCGTTTCCTCCAAGTGGGTGCAACCTCCGCTTCCATCGGATTCGCTGGCTGTAACGCGTGGTCCGTCTCGTCGGCCGATGAAACGGGTCGCACACAGGGTGTAAACGCTTCGTCGCGCGAACTGGCATCGAATCGGGACCCGGTGAACGTCCGCGGGGCCATCTACATCCCGACGCGGGCGTTCAACCGGTACCAGATGTGGCACGAGTACGACCCCGCGGTTATCGAGCGCGACCTCGGGTACGCCGCCAGCCTGAACCTGAACGCCATCAGAACGTGGTTGAGCTACGAGTTCTGGCTCGAAGACCGTACGGCACACGAAGAGCGATTGGAACACTTTCTCGAAACCGCCGACTCGTACGGCATCGAAGTCCTCCTCGGCCTGTTCGACAGTATCGGCGAAGAGCCGACCCTCGAGAATCTGTACGACACGGGCCTTCTCACAGGCGTCCAAACGTTTTCCCCATCGACGAGAACGATGTTGGACAAGGAACTCTGGGGGAATCCGCGCGACTTCATCTACTGGTTCATGACAAAGTACCGAGACGACGAACGGTTGCTCGCCATCGAACTCTCGAACGAACCGGGGTGGAAGCGGTCGTCTCGGAAGTTCGTCGAGGGAATGGCGAAGATGATGACGCACTATCGAGGTTCGATTCCGCTCACCATGGGGTCGACGAGCCTCGCGAACAACACCGACTATCTCGACTGGGGGTTAGACATTCTCCAATTCCATTACAATTTCGCACAGACCCCAGCGCTGTTTCGGCGAGTGCTCGAACAGGCGGCGCTCACGAAATCCAGACAGGGTAAGCAAGTGTGGCTCTCCGAATGGCAGCGGGTGCGACCGGGAGAAGGGTTCTTCGCGGACGTGACTGGCGAAGCACGTTACCCGGACTACTCGTCGCTCGCCCCGCTCATTCACGAAGCGAACGTCGGGAACTTCTTCTGGTCGCTCATGCTACGGCCGGCCTCGGAACTCCACTTCCGTCGCCAAGGCGTGGTGAACGGCCTCTTTCACGAAGACGGTGCCGTCTGGAATCTCGACGACGCCCGCGCCATCAAAGCGATGTCCGGCGACCCGGAATACGACGGAACCGAACGCAAGGAGTACCCGGACTGGATGTCCGAGATGAAGGGATCAACGATTCCGAGAACCGGCCCCCATCCGAGATGA
- a CDS encoding NAD-dependent epimerase/dehydratase family protein codes for MTKTIVVTGGNGRVGRGVLAYLNEEGYRTVNLSRGKRDENHSDVYLRTDLVDAGEVYSSLGKSDADAVVHLGTIPTPDETPGYRTYESNAMSSYHVLEAAGALGIETVVLASSFSAIGGGFEPEGITVDYLPLDEHHRLTPSNPYGLGKQTAEIAADGFARRVDDRPRTIISLRFPWVVDDSLARETIVEADRTLDGMRNSDNFHTQRNTLFTYVHMSDAVQLVRLAVEASVRGHERVWVSAPDTSAETPTRELIEDVFPDVEVRDALGDDDYSSLVDTGKADDLFGWEPEWSWRQIE; via the coding sequence GTGACCAAGACAATCGTCGTCACCGGCGGAAACGGCCGGGTCGGGCGTGGCGTGCTGGCGTACCTGAACGAGGAGGGATATCGAACCGTGAACCTCTCGCGTGGCAAGCGCGACGAGAACCACTCGGACGTCTATCTGCGGACCGACTTAGTGGATGCGGGGGAGGTCTACAGTTCGCTCGGGAAGAGTGACGCCGATGCGGTCGTGCACTTGGGCACGATTCCGACACCGGACGAAACGCCCGGATACCGAACCTACGAGAGTAACGCCATGTCCAGCTATCACGTTCTCGAGGCCGCGGGTGCGTTGGGAATCGAGACGGTGGTACTGGCATCGAGTTTCAGTGCTATCGGAGGCGGATTCGAGCCCGAGGGAATCACCGTCGATTATCTTCCGCTGGACGAACACCACCGCCTGACGCCATCGAACCCCTACGGATTGGGAAAACAGACGGCCGAAATCGCGGCCGACGGGTTCGCCCGTCGCGTCGATGACCGACCTCGGACGATTATCTCCCTGCGGTTCCCGTGGGTGGTCGACGATAGTCTCGCCCGCGAGACTATCGTCGAGGCCGACCGAACTCTCGACGGAATGCGAAACTCCGACAACTTTCACACCCAGCGAAACACGCTGTTCACGTACGTTCACATGTCGGATGCGGTCCAACTCGTCCGTCTGGCCGTCGAGGCGAGCGTTCGAGGCCACGAACGCGTCTGGGTGTCTGCGCCCGATACCAGCGCCGAGACGCCCACTCGTGAACTCATCGAGGACGTTTTCCCCGACGTCGAGGTTCGTGATGCACTCGGCGATGACGACTACTCGTCGCTGGTCGATACCGGGAAGGCAGACGACCTGTTCGGCTGGGAACCCGAATGGAGTTGGCGACAAATCGAGTGA
- a CDS encoding glutamate-5-semialdehyde dehydrogenase produces the protein MTEKSTETKVAEAESAALKLAQLSDDERSAALNAIADAIIERSDEILEANERDVSEAEELLAAGEYSQALVDRLELSPSKLDSIAEMVRSVAAQDDPLGETQTARELDEDLELYKCTVPIGVIGTIFESRPDALVQIAALGLKSGNAVILKGGSEASHSNRVLFEIIREATSEMPDGWSQLIEARADVDALLDMDDAIDLLMPRGSSAFVEYIQDNTSIAVLGHTEGICHVYVDDAADLSMAADIAYDAKVQYPAVCNAVETLLVHESVAAEFLPKIAERYVDANVEMRGDEASRAIVDMEQAESDDWATEYGDLVVAVKVVDSLGEAIDHITTYGSKHTESIVTEDAERASRFMRSLDSASVFHNASTRFSDGYRFGLGAEVGISTGKIHARGPVGLEGLTTYQYYLEGDGQVVGTYAGADAKSFTHEDFDGSWTPGSLSDR, from the coding sequence ATGACTGAAAAATCGACGGAAACGAAAGTGGCAGAGGCGGAGAGTGCCGCGCTGAAACTCGCGCAACTGTCGGACGACGAGCGGTCGGCGGCGCTGAACGCGATTGCCGATGCGATTATCGAGCGAAGCGACGAGATACTCGAAGCCAACGAACGGGACGTTAGCGAGGCGGAAGAACTCCTCGCGGCGGGGGAGTACAGTCAGGCCCTCGTGGACCGACTCGAACTCTCGCCGTCGAAGCTCGATAGCATCGCCGAGATGGTTCGGAGCGTCGCCGCCCAGGACGACCCGCTAGGGGAGACCCAAACGGCGCGCGAACTCGACGAGGACTTGGAGCTGTACAAGTGCACCGTTCCCATCGGCGTCATCGGAACCATCTTCGAATCGCGCCCCGACGCGCTCGTCCAAATCGCCGCCCTCGGCCTCAAGTCGGGGAACGCGGTGATACTGAAGGGCGGCAGCGAGGCGAGCCATTCGAACAGGGTGCTCTTCGAAATCATTCGGGAGGCGACGTCCGAGATGCCCGACGGGTGGTCTCAGCTCATCGAGGCGCGCGCGGACGTCGATGCGCTGCTCGACATGGACGACGCCATCGACCTCCTCATGCCGCGGGGCAGTTCGGCGTTCGTCGAATACATACAGGACAACACGAGTATCGCCGTCCTCGGCCACACGGAGGGCATCTGTCACGTCTACGTGGACGACGCGGCGGACCTCTCGATGGCGGCGGACATCGCGTACGACGCGAAGGTGCAGTATCCCGCCGTCTGTAACGCGGTGGAAACCCTACTCGTCCACGAGAGCGTGGCTGCGGAGTTCCTGCCGAAAATCGCCGAGCGGTACGTGGACGCGAACGTCGAGATGCGAGGCGACGAGGCGTCCCGTGCAATCGTCGATATGGAACAGGCGGAATCGGACGACTGGGCGACGGAGTACGGCGATTTGGTCGTCGCCGTCAAAGTCGTGGATTCGCTCGGCGAGGCCATCGACCACATCACCACGTACGGGTCGAAACACACGGAGTCGATAGTGACCGAGGACGCGGAGCGTGCGAGCCGGTTCATGCGCAGTCTCGATTCGGCGAGCGTGTTCCACAACGCTTCGACTCGGTTCAGCGACGGCTACCGGTTCGGACTCGGGGCCGAAGTCGGAATCAGTACCGGAAAGATACACGCGAGGGGACCGGTCGGCCTCGAAGGCCTGACGACCTACCAGTACTACCTCGAAGGCGACGGACAGGTCGTCGGAACCTACGCCGGCGCGGACGCCAAGTCGTTCACGCACGAGGATTTCGACGGGTCGTGGACTCCGGGGTCGCTATCCGATCGATAG
- a CDS encoding CBS domain-containing protein, protein MEDVLVGRLMSTTLQTVTPETLVEEAAQKMLSNDVGSVIVIDDENHLEGILTTTDFVKIVAERQPKDETPVSAYMTADVSTASIQDSIREVSDRMVEGGFHHMPVVDETEGVIGMISTTDLTGYLSHVQTPSPSQTDSAQ, encoded by the coding sequence ATGGAAGATGTTTTGGTAGGGCGGCTCATGTCTACCACGCTTCAGACGGTAACGCCCGAAACGCTCGTGGAAGAGGCGGCACAGAAGATGCTTTCTAACGACGTGGGGTCGGTTATAGTCATCGACGACGAAAACCACCTCGAGGGTATCCTGACGACCACCGATTTCGTCAAAATCGTGGCCGAACGCCAGCCCAAGGACGAAACGCCAGTCTCCGCCTACATGACTGCCGACGTGAGTACCGCGTCGATACAGGATTCGATTCGAGAGGTCTCCGACCGCATGGTCGAAGGCGGATTCCATCACATGCCCGTGGTCGACGAGACGGAGGGCGTCATCGGAATGATTTCGACGACGGACCTCACCGGGTATCTCTCGCACGTACAAACGCCGAGCCCATCGCAAACGGATTCGGCGCAGTGA
- the proB gene encoding glutamate 5-kinase — MTTNEARETRDLERARRKAATADRIVMKAGTNSLTDETSKLDDEKLDKLVDDVMKLREHGREVLFVSSGAIGAGKGRVGYPNDTIEESQALSTVGQSHLMRRYTESFERYDQKIAQILVTQNDLDSAERFTNFKNTIETLLEWGIVPIINENDAVATEEIRIGDNDMLSSSVAVGVDADLLVTLTDVGGVYTSNPKENPAAERIEAVGHNYGDVQEMVDESATAKFGGIQTKVAGAHSVSERGIPAIIARSTKEDVVDRIVDGNAVGTIFIPEDGANDD; from the coding sequence ATGACGACGAATGAGGCTAGAGAAACGCGGGACCTGGAACGCGCGAGACGGAAGGCGGCGACGGCCGACCGAATAGTCATGAAGGCCGGGACGAACTCGCTGACGGACGAGACGTCGAAGCTCGACGACGAAAAGCTCGACAAACTCGTCGACGACGTGATGAAGCTCCGTGAGCACGGGCGGGAAGTGCTCTTCGTCTCATCCGGTGCCATCGGTGCCGGGAAGGGCCGGGTCGGGTATCCGAACGATACCATCGAGGAATCCCAAGCCCTGTCGACCGTCGGCCAATCCCACCTCATGCGTCGGTACACGGAGAGTTTCGAACGCTACGACCAGAAGATCGCCCAGATTTTGGTCACGCAGAACGACCTCGATAGCGCGGAACGGTTCACCAACTTCAAGAACACCATCGAAACGCTGCTGGAGTGGGGTATCGTCCCGATAATCAACGAGAACGACGCGGTGGCGACCGAGGAGATTCGAATCGGCGACAACGACATGCTCTCGTCGTCGGTGGCGGTCGGCGTGGACGCGGACCTGCTCGTCACGCTCACCGACGTCGGCGGCGTCTACACCAGCAACCCGAAGGAGAATCCCGCGGCAGAGCGCATCGAAGCGGTGGGTCACAACTACGGGGACGTACAGGAGATGGTCGACGAAAGCGCGACCGCCAAGTTCGGCGGCATCCAAACGAAGGTTGCGGGCGCACACTCGGTGAGCGAGCGTGGTATTCCGGCCATCATCGCGCGGTCCACGAAGGAGGACGTCGTAGACCGAATCGTAGACGGAAACGCGGTCGGAACGATATTCATTCCGGAAGACGGAGCCAACGATGACTGA
- a CDS encoding (R)-citramalate synthase, whose amino-acid sequence MDLFGDFPEQTPPSDSDVQFLDTTLRDGEQAPGISLTPTDKAEIARKLDATGVGVIEAGSACTGAGERETISRVADLGLDATVTSFARGIKGDIDLALDCGVGGVNLVVPASDRHIEGKVGTTRDDVVETAVRLTEYAKDHDLWVEVLGEDGSRADLDFLERLMRAALDAGADRICYCDTVGHATPDRTADVISRLAPLGPTSTHTHDDLGLALTNALVSVAAGADLVHATVNGIGERAGNVALEEVAVALDHGYDVETVSTEKLYDLAQTVATATDVPLAPNKAVIGENAFTHESGIHTDGTLKDDAMYEPYSPSAVGRERRLVLGKHAGRAGVRAALDEHDVDVTKDELNAIVEQVKEIGERGKRITDTDLLAIADEVQGRERDQRVELLDLTATSGGATPTASVRLAVDGEEQVASGVGSGPVDAAITATRRALDIDATLESYHVDAITGGTDALVTVEVEVSHGDHSVTVNASDSDITRASVTVMLDAFNRLLDGNPEPAVADD is encoded by the coding sequence ATCGATTTATTCGGGGACTTCCCCGAACAAACTCCACCTTCCGATTCTGACGTACAGTTCCTCGATACCACGCTCCGCGATGGCGAACAAGCGCCCGGCATCTCACTGACGCCTACGGACAAAGCCGAAATCGCACGAAAACTCGATGCGACCGGCGTCGGCGTCATCGAAGCGGGCAGCGCGTGCACGGGAGCGGGCGAGAGAGAAACGATTTCGCGCGTCGCCGACCTCGGCCTCGACGCGACGGTGACGAGTTTCGCTCGCGGTATCAAGGGCGACATCGACTTGGCGCTCGACTGCGGCGTCGGCGGTGTCAATCTCGTTGTCCCGGCGAGCGACCGCCACATCGAGGGGAAAGTCGGCACGACGCGCGACGATGTCGTCGAGACCGCGGTCCGTCTCACCGAATACGCGAAGGACCACGACCTGTGGGTCGAAGTCCTCGGCGAGGACGGGTCACGCGCCGACCTCGACTTCCTCGAACGGCTGATGCGCGCGGCCCTCGACGCCGGTGCCGACCGCATCTGCTACTGCGATACGGTCGGGCACGCGACGCCGGACCGCACGGCGGACGTCATCTCTCGATTGGCTCCGCTCGGTCCCACGAGCACCCACACCCACGACGACCTCGGCTTGGCGCTCACGAACGCGTTGGTGAGCGTCGCGGCCGGGGCCGACCTCGTTCACGCCACCGTGAACGGCATCGGCGAACGCGCCGGGAACGTCGCGTTGGAGGAAGTCGCGGTGGCGCTCGACCACGGATACGACGTCGAGACCGTCTCGACCGAGAAGTTGTACGACCTCGCGCAGACGGTCGCCACGGCGACCGACGTTCCGCTCGCGCCGAACAAAGCCGTCATCGGCGAGAACGCGTTCACGCACGAGTCGGGCATCCACACGGACGGGACGCTGAAAGACGACGCGATGTACGAACCGTACTCGCCGAGTGCCGTCGGCCGCGAGCGGCGACTCGTTCTCGGAAAGCACGCCGGACGTGCGGGTGTTCGTGCGGCACTCGACGAACACGACGTCGACGTGACCAAGGACGAGTTGAACGCGATAGTCGAGCAGGTGAAGGAGATCGGCGAACGCGGAAAGCGTATCACCGATACCGACCTGCTCGCCATCGCCGACGAAGTACAGGGCCGCGAACGAGACCAGCGCGTCGAACTGCTGGACCTCACCGCGACGAGCGGCGGTGCGACGCCGACAGCGAGCGTTCGACTGGCCGTCGACGGCGAAGAGCAGGTGGCGAGTGGCGTCGGGAGCGGTCCCGTCGACGCCGCCATCACCGCCACCCGGCGGGCGCTCGACATCGATGCGACGCTCGAATCGTATCACGTCGATGCGATTACCGGGGGGACGGACGCGCTCGTCACCGTCGAAGTCGAAGTATCGCACGGCGATCACTCGGTGACGGTGAACGCGAGCGATTCGGACATCACCCGCGCCAGCGTCACCGTCATGCTCGATGCGTTCAATCGACTCCTCGACGGGAATCCGGAACCCGCTGTGGCCGACGATTAG
- a CDS encoding ArnT family glycosyltransferase: MSHIESDDDERTGSIEYILGKSYELFATTLFRGNRKVVLVLTTAVFVSTAYLLTHRYPAYGAGLFLKTSETIVSGNYAFPDRVMGYTRSGIPFAYPPLTFYVNAILLDLGVSPFQISRVLPAMVTSIAFVPYFYLAREFLPSSERAGVAAIIAAVTPMLLQWHLSAGGIVRAPAFFVLLSGLYVGIRLFRYRTRRSLVVGTVLFGLMVLTHPTYSMFFAASYVLFFLREDRSLDGFGRGLVVAGGGLLIASPWLVRVASTHGIDVFTSAAGTHGGLGAGVMVFLDRLGDPFAGFPVILVWYVLLTFGIYYLVRRKQYFLPLWFGVSVFLMDEIRFAFIPGVMILTLGVTDVMPAIHARLFRSERTATSQIAVTAVVLCLFVSLGGMFVANQSVTNHDPMPSFIDGEDTSAMSWVQSETPSDAEFVVIGDAAEWFPYFTDRTILVGPWGVEWKTPAAYQRQMDAYRSLSDCDTARCLTDALRSSGRHPAYLYIPKGQYTVRGISTVQSSRMRRSLERSDQYEISYENTGVLVVRIRPHT; this comes from the coding sequence ATGAGCCATATCGAAAGCGACGATGATGAACGGACGGGAAGTATAGAATACATCCTCGGAAAGTCGTACGAACTCTTTGCGACTACCCTGTTCAGGGGGAACCGAAAAGTCGTCCTCGTCCTCACGACTGCCGTCTTCGTCAGCACCGCCTATCTCCTGACGCATCGCTATCCGGCGTACGGTGCCGGACTCTTCCTCAAAACATCCGAAACCATCGTGAGCGGGAACTACGCATTTCCCGACCGGGTGATGGGCTATACGCGAAGTGGGATTCCGTTCGCGTATCCTCCCCTCACGTTCTACGTCAACGCCATCCTCCTCGACCTCGGCGTGAGTCCGTTCCAGATCTCGCGCGTGCTACCGGCGATGGTGACGTCCATCGCCTTCGTTCCGTACTTCTATCTCGCCCGCGAGTTCCTCCCGTCGTCCGAGCGGGCGGGTGTTGCGGCGATCATCGCTGCCGTCACGCCGATGCTTCTCCAGTGGCATCTATCCGCCGGGGGAATCGTTCGAGCACCCGCGTTTTTCGTCCTCCTGTCCGGGTTGTACGTCGGTATCCGGCTGTTTCGCTATCGGACCCGCCGTTCACTCGTCGTCGGCACCGTCCTGTTCGGACTGATGGTGCTTACTCATCCGACGTATTCGATGTTTTTCGCGGCCAGTTACGTCCTCTTTTTCCTCCGAGAGGACCGGTCGCTCGACGGGTTCGGGCGGGGACTCGTCGTCGCCGGAGGTGGACTGCTAATCGCAAGCCCGTGGCTCGTTCGGGTGGCCTCGACTCACGGCATCGACGTGTTCACATCGGCGGCAGGGACGCACGGTGGACTCGGAGCGGGCGTGATGGTATTTCTCGACCGGCTTGGCGACCCGTTCGCCGGTTTCCCCGTTATTTTGGTCTGGTACGTGCTTCTCACCTTCGGCATCTACTACCTCGTTCGGAGGAAACAGTACTTCCTTCCCCTCTGGTTCGGCGTTTCCGTCTTTCTGATGGACGAGATACGGTTCGCATTCATACCGGGCGTCATGATTCTCACGCTCGGGGTGACCGACGTGATGCCAGCTATTCACGCTCGTCTCTTCCGGTCGGAACGGACTGCCACGTCGCAGATCGCCGTTACCGCGGTCGTCCTCTGCTTGTTCGTTAGTCTCGGTGGGATGTTCGTCGCGAATCAGTCGGTCACGAATCACGACCCGATGCCGTCGTTTATCGACGGCGAGGACACGTCGGCGATGTCGTGGGTACAGTCGGAGACGCCATCCGATGCGGAGTTCGTGGTCATCGGTGACGCCGCGGAGTGGTTCCCGTACTTCACCGACCGAACGATTCTCGTCGGTCCGTGGGGCGTCGAATGGAAGACGCCCGCGGCGTATCAACGGCAGATGGACGCCTATCGGAGTCTCTCGGATTGCGACACGGCTCGCTGTCTGACCGATGCGCTCCGTTCGAGCGGCCGTCACCCGGCGTACCTCTATATCCCGAAAGGGCAGTACACGGTACGGGGTATTTCCACCGTACAATCGAGCCGTATGCGTCGTTCGCTCGAACGAAGTGATCAATACGAAATCTCGTACGAAAATACGGGCGTGCTGGTCGTTCGGATTCGTCCGCATACGTGA